The Oncorhynchus mykiss isolate Arlee chromosome 5, USDA_OmykA_1.1, whole genome shotgun sequence DNA window TGCATGAAGTAATTTAGCTTACCCTTTCTTCATCCATTCAAGCTATTTTATATCTCAAAAAGCATTTCCTTGTCTGTGTTGGTTACATTCAAGTTGAGTTCAGGTCGAGAGTGAGGACAATATTGCAAGCAGGGACTGTAATTTAGGGCTACATGCTACGTCATGGAACGTTAgacctttatgacatcacaaatagTATTTTTAGGAAGAGCGCGGGAAAGGTTACTTGCCCACTCAGTAGGACTAGCTAATATTGACAGAAATTTCCCCGTCAAACGTTTTCGATTGCCTACCCCTACGCCTTCCATCGAACATGGTCCTGCCTTTGCAATATTGTCTCTCTTGTGGATTTACTTACGTATGACATGTAGGCTTACTGTGTCGGATCAAGTTGATTGATCTGTCCTAGTCAGCCTTAGGTTGAACCCAAAATCTGCTGGGAAATATTTGTTAATAATATTCATTTCAATGTCGTTTTATTCTTTGATTTAGTCCCAATCCAATCCTATTGTTGGCTGCCAATCCCCACCAAATATGTCattgtaggacatactgtagcggGAGAAAGTGAGAGCTGCAACGCGGACGCGTTCGGTGGCTCCTTCAGTGCAGAGGCAAGCGCGTATGCCAGTGCCACTAAAGCCCGGGCTTGTGAGGCAGTAGTCTACAACGCTGACAGGCAACACCTTGTCATTTTATTAACTCACTAGAATTACATTGTCTTCTTCATTCATTTCGATTGCACTTCCTTTCGTGGTGAAATTAGTTTAGATTACTATTAACTTTAATCTACAgagtttaagtgtttatgttgccCACGTCATCATGTGATGCTGTGAGCAAACAATTTATGCCCAGCCTTCCTAGATAGGCCTGGCCTGCATAACACTATGAATCTGGGAAAacataacacttaaaaaaaaaaaagttttacagtgcaaaaatagcgtaggcctacttgtgtactattcaaatccacactaaagccacacctcttcacacagacGTACCCAGATTATGTTGTTTTAGCTTTAAcctctgttaaattcacttccctggttaatctgtcatcatgtttcgtgttctccatggttaatctGTCTCTATGTTTAGTGCACTTTAATATAGCCTGTTTACTTATTTGAATGTTTGATTATATTGCTTTTTATCCTGCAGATTTTTTTGTGGATTTAAATTGACTTTGGGTGTCTTGAAAATCACTTAAAATAGCACTGTTGTTCTAATCGTCAGATCGCAGGTATTCTGATcttcactgtccatggtgctgaatctggCTGGGTAGATTAGTTTGAATGCCGAAAACTTGTTTGCCTACATTTAAAGGCCCTGTGAAgtcaaaataattgtatttcatattgtacaacagctgatgaaactaacactgtaaatgtgttttacaaaaatgtgatcggggttgcttcctgatagttctggttgaaaatacggagcatgttcctctgcccaggccttgctgacacttgccagatcttacactgcctggataggtattttgtgtgtcagctaaccacatcatatgttatagcaatctgtcagtcgatgacacaatggatgacttggcacacaaccattggttgatgcatgcaacaccTGAGCAGGGACACATTCTTTTCACAGCACTTCAATGCAAAGTAATTTTCGTAGAAGGTTTGGAGAGCAatttcactaaccctaacccttttcctaaccttaacctcagtttcctaacctgctacgaaaaattcACTTCGATATTGAAGTGCCATGAAAAGAGAGTTTCTCACATCTATACagcaccttctaatcagcaggtttgcatgggcgagagttttggctttccatggcgacatcaccatgtgtaaattggtttatagaccaacgacaaagagagtgccaataacagctagttttaatttcccctccacaatgaccactcccagacagtcctagcaaaattattgcttgagaaagttttttttgcaaaaaatacatttttgaccattttcatcgtaatctattacagtaaggtacttaattgttacccagaaatgatttgatattgatataaaaacgtcTGCTTTGGGCCTTAAAAAGATATGTGCACTACATACTCAGAAATCACATATATTGAcattttagaatgtattttatcaagAAAGTAAGTTATACATGTCTTTTTTAATCTTACTCTTAGTTGCAAATAATTATTTTGGCTGTGGTTCATTTGATTTTCAGCACAACCCTGTTTGATAACGTATAGTATTATAGTGACTTCTTGTGGTAAAATGTCAAACTCACAACTAAACTCATTAAAATGGAGGTTTTCTTTACCCTGTCTTATCAAACAGTGCAACATTTGACTGATGAAATAGCATTCTTCTAAAATTCTTACACTTCTAGATGCAAAATACAAGTCACTATTCCAATACTGTTTGATTCTGCCATTTTTGAAATACATTTAACTTTTCAGTTAAAAACCCTTTGGATAATATCAACATTAATTACTTAACATcttaacacatacacaccatgtaaatatcaataaacagaggaacacatgctacaaatagttagtgactacctaccagtcaattaaattagattattcagaaaaataacattgttaTAAGAGACAAATTGCCTTTAGACAACATAAATGACTGCATCTGGACACAGGTCAAAACTACTCTGCCGAGCTCAAGTTACCAGCTATGTATGGTTTCAACACTTACATTTATTGAGTTATTGAAAAGTATCCTACAAACATTGTTCGAATGTGAAAGTGATCAGGTTTTCTGAAACAGGTGTGTTTGTATTGAAGAACCCTGAGATTGTGGACAGTAGGACTTGTGTGAACAGGTGTGAACAGACTGAAGATAATGatgttttcctttctctgtctttcgaaactcaggaacagtttgaatgtttttttattgtaatttaaacAATGGTATGGATGATTAAGCTGGATCTTTCTCTCTGAATCAGGAGTGCACTTTCATTCTCCCAATTTTTCCAAAAGCCCAATCTGAGCAACCTTTGCTATAAACCCTGTCTTTCCCATTGTTGTTTCAAAAGTGGAAAATGATCAATTCGATAATCACACATAATGGGCATTTCACAGCCAAGACTTTTGATCCTTCCCATCAAGGCCATGTTGGCCAGTTTAACCTTCACCCGTTCCCTCTCTTCCGGAGTCCTCTTGGAGGTGCACTCCACAGTAGAGTCGGTCTCAAAGGAGATGGCTGGGACGTGAGTGAGCAGGTGGcccccagccttctcctgggCCATGGGCGTGGGAGTCTGCAGGACCAGCCCGTGCGTCGCAATATTCCCTTttcttgccacacacacacacacacacacacactctctcactaggGACAAATGTTTCGGCTCCTTGTCCAGAGAGGTTTGAGCTTTAGAAGAGGATCTGCAGCAAAAGTAGACCTTTACTGCCATctacaggtcaaaggtcagactggcattcagtaaaatgtaaacatgggcgatccacagaaaatggaaatgtgtgtgtttctgtttgagaagttaaaccagttaattcccttataactgagtgtcctgcatcatgtattattttattggttgtaaattaaatacggtttattttacagtacatgtgTTTTACACTGAATCATTGATATCTGGTCGAATGTTGGTTGTGGGACATAACTGaagtactatgtgtgtgtgttcaatgaatcacactgtttgtgtgtgtgtgggtgggggtgcatgttctatacattattcaggacaacattactttgtttagcctacaccgtgactatgactgcataataaactaaactaaatatactatgtattttctaatcaaatgtgttaacagggcaacacaaaagaagacaaaggccatcaattcaatgcaaatattactgtattaaaggaaattgttgtattaagcttgctttgaaaaccgtttgaatggcttggataggcctatggagatggtggaaaacatcctgattagaaggggacgtttgcgaggcttctcctgttgagaggtggagggaagacccTCTGGGAGTCCAAATGTGGCAGGATGTGCCACTATGTTGggcgacagaagagagagagttgacatgcactttcatttagaaatgatggtatattgtattcttagtttcaactcattattactttcacaaataaatgagaaccagaatcttgagatttggaaactataaataattttacataagagattactatcgataatatataatgtactgtatatagggtttaatatttttgcaatagcagctttgtacaccaatatctcaaacagtaaatgtcctgctgtatggacttacacatgatctcttcagcagtagtctggtctttggattcagaatggcgggaattcttcttgtttcccatcatgaatggctaaaacaaaaacatgtcaaaacaaCTGTCACAGCAGAACAATCTCACGGTAATAACGATTACATCTTATACACCAGCACAACAAGATTTATAAATGGTTTTGGAATTAATGGATGGTTTTACATTTTCTCTAAATAACATTGTTTACTCACATTGACACAATTGTTAACTTAAATAAGTGTGATGTACCTTTAAGTTGAATTTCAGTCTGGCAAGCCTTTGTAGGAAAGACAGCTTCCCTCTGGTAGCCTTCACATCTTCAGCCATGAGAAGAGGTTCTGGCCTGGTGGCTTCGAAAGATGTTCTTGAGGCTGCTCTTGATGCCTCGTTACAACTGTGGAGAAGCTCCTTGCTCAATGACTTCACAAGAATCCTATTGAAAGTGgagtcctgagtcgacacggccagttggagtattttctctgagccaaactccttcaacagatgtttgtagacggtgctgtatactttgtgactcttcaggttcttgggataagcttgggtctcagagcagcctgaccatgcacagaagGCAGCTATAACTTTTGGAATCAGGTCTTGTGACGTGCGTGTGACGTCAGTTGGGTACAGATCAGTTTGGGTTTGTATTTTTGACAGAAGTCTCACCactaacatgctgatgaggccgGTGAAGTCATCATCACCGACTAAGTTAACAGTGGATGGGGTTGAAAGCGAGGCAACATCCGGGCTGGTTGAATTCTGATCACAAACAATGCTCTGAGGTACACCGAAACAACTGATGGTATCCCTTTCCTCAGCATCTATGTTGGCCTCAAAGCCTTgtgcagcattggaggtcccacttgttgtcatgctgatggcGGAGAAAGATGGCAGATGGTAGGACTTACCACTCAGTAGACTGCCTATATCAGTTACAGTTCCGGTTGGAGATGACCCTCTGCCTTGTGCATCAGAAACCACAGAGTCCATGACCTGGCTTACCATTACTTTGGTAAACAGGCTGACTGTGTCACTAAATGCTGATGTAGAAAAAGAACATGAAATCCTATCTTCAGATACGCTAGCCGGCACACTAACtccctgagccaaactcattgaagctgtagagggcacaaggctaggaagcaagaggcgcttcacagactcctctgcaaaaagctgaaccagcttgtaagctgtgggcttccccaccgtcttgtcattcctcttcagctcagtaaggactgtatcggatgcactctttccagctgtcagaaccagaggggtcaagttgctctcagaaatgatgcggttgacttggtgagtaagatcacgtgagagagcaccaatcctaccctgagatatgagctcctccagtcttgctattgcagctgttagatcagggtggaatgcaacctccccttcttcctctggatGTACCTCCTTTATGATGGTATCCACTATTGCAGACATGCTTTCCCTGGCATCACACACCAATGTTTTTGGCTTAGTAGATTTGCCCATGTCGATGACTGAGCATCTCACAATGGGCTGAGTAATACTCTCTGGTAAATCAGAAgagatgggagtgccagggagtgaAAATTCACACTCTGACTTCTTTGATCTGGCAGATGAGGatgacaacgaggaggaagaACGCTGTGGCGCTTGATAGATCAGTTCCTCACCACATTCACTGCTTACCCTTTCAACATCCTTCAGCATCATTCCAACCACATTCTCTATTTGTGAAAGCGCAGTCACCGtttggtcagattttgacagctctttctgaattaaaaccagaatatggctgagggtctttttggcttgagccgttgttgctttgaCTTGATTTTGCCATGTAAAATAATTCCTCATCTTTGTCAGCACATTGTGGTAAATAGTCTTTGCAGTTGTCCAGATCTTCTTCTCAGATACTTCCAAACCAGACTGTGAGCCTTTGGGTGTGGCCTCAGTGTACTCTGAGGTTTTCTCATCACTCTGTTGAAGCATAGAGTCTGCCTGCCATAGAGTAGTAGAAGACTCTGTGGGTGGGAAAAGGCtcttcatgtcatttgtaattgatcCAACGATTTCAAAAGCAGTTATATCTGTATGCCTTAAGGAAATTGTTGATTTTGCTGGCAACATCTGAGAATCTGTCTGGCTGGAACTGACTTTGCTGGGAAAGCTACTGACTGATTTGATCAGTATTTTTCGCACTTCGTTGGTAGCGTTCATCTGGAACTCCTCACTGGAGAGTTTCTCAATGACTGAGGCTGGAGTATCTCTTAATCCTTCCAACCATGAAGAACCAGACACAGGCATGTCTTCTAGATAAGACATGACACTGTCCAAAAAGCCACAGACTTCAAGGGAGTTGTAAGAGGAACCCTCTGCAACAGATGATGTGCATTCCAAATCTGCCACCTCTGACCTATACATGGTCACAATCTGGGACAAGACCTCTTTGGTGCAGGGCACCATGTTggaatcacagagagacagtaatggtTGAGAGTTCTCACTTTGGCATTTACGGAGAGAACCAAGTCCTGTTGAGTTGACCACTTGCAGTATTGCCTCACTCTTACTGGTTTCAGGTTGCTCTGGTGTTTTCTCTCCTACAGAGTCAGTTGAATCACATCCATCAGATAAAGAAGATGAACTACGTTCTGATATAGGGGATTCACTCCTACATGGGGAAGGCAAGCTCAGGATTGAAACAGGCATATCACTGGAGTCAGTATGCTCCAGAAGCACAGCACTGGAGTCAGCTTTTTCCATA harbors:
- the LOC110514042 gene encoding uncharacterized protein LOC110514042 — protein: MSLAQGVSVPASVSEDRISCSFSTSAFSDTVSLFTKVMVSQVMDSVVSDAQGRGSSPTGTVTDIGSLLSGKSYHLPSFSAISMTTSGTSNAAQGFEANIDAEERDTISCFGVPQSIVCDQNSTSPDVASLSTPSTVNLVGDDDFTGLISMLVVRLLSKIQTQTDLYPTDVTRTSQDLIPKVIAAFCAWSGCSETQAYPKNLKSHKVYSTVYKHLLKEFGSEKILQLAVSTQDSTFNRILVKSLSKELLHSCNEASRAASRTSFEATRPEPLLMAEDVKATRGKLSFLQRLARLKFNLKPFMMGNKKNSRHSESKDQTTAEEIMLAHPATFGLPEGLPSTSQQEKPRKRPLLIRMFSTISIGLSKPFKRFSKQA